The following proteins are co-located in the Haloplanus sp. HW8-1 genome:
- a CDS encoding BatA domain-containing protein, which yields MALSDVFLTPLGLVALLTVIPVVLLYLVQPDPRRVELPTVEFLFDDDQRDATNPLLERLKRNLLLLLQLLVLIGLAVSLAGPYVSVSESQTVEETVVVLDGSASMGVETDGGTRFAAAVAAAREETTGTNAVVFAGAESRIVLRSGGDTEVQTALDGLAVTDASADLGAAISQAASIAGENARIVVFSDFADEDGWTGAVRSARARDLQVDLRQFAGGGDANVGIIGRSFTGHNVTLAVKNFGDESVTRTVSLGDGSRSVRLGPGGVERVSLPVPAGGGRARLTPGDGFPTDDVAYVSAPADPTVDVLLLTNDRNRYLTTALSVVDEVSLTVDNPPTTVEDGYDVILYSDLESERLLRGNVEAGRDVIEAGGGVGVLAQSDPPDIYGDLLLVTPNGTARNPSIGRVATAELTRGIDFPPPSTYLRGSVREGTALVETADGTPLVATGTRGAGRVLYYGYVGADDPFRFNYQYPVFWKRAVFYLAGRESLQTLNRESGKRLQFGNETRVETPDGPVSARRVSLDTVGFYAVGERRIGVSLYSESESDVDAVPLAERSDEPGVTTREEERQVPRPLTWLVGLAALLVAVGEVAYLRRRGDL from the coding sequence ATGGCCCTCTCCGACGTGTTCCTCACGCCGCTGGGGCTGGTCGCCCTCCTGACGGTAATCCCCGTCGTCCTCCTCTATCTCGTCCAGCCCGACCCCCGCCGCGTCGAACTGCCGACCGTCGAGTTCCTGTTCGACGACGATCAGCGCGACGCGACCAACCCGCTGCTCGAACGCCTCAAGCGCAACCTCCTCCTGTTGCTCCAGTTGCTCGTTCTCATCGGGCTCGCGGTGTCACTCGCCGGGCCGTACGTCTCCGTCTCCGAGAGCCAGACCGTCGAGGAGACGGTGGTCGTCCTCGACGGCAGCGCGAGCATGGGCGTCGAAACCGACGGCGGAACCCGCTTTGCCGCCGCCGTCGCCGCCGCCCGCGAGGAGACCACCGGAACCAACGCCGTCGTCTTCGCGGGCGCCGAGAGTCGGATCGTCCTCCGATCCGGCGGCGACACCGAAGTGCAGACCGCACTCGACGGCCTCGCGGTGACCGACGCGTCGGCCGATCTGGGCGCCGCCATCTCGCAGGCGGCCTCCATCGCGGGCGAGAACGCCCGGATCGTCGTGTTCAGCGACTTCGCCGACGAGGACGGCTGGACCGGCGCCGTCCGATCGGCCCGCGCCCGCGACCTGCAGGTCGACCTCCGGCAGTTCGCCGGCGGTGGCGACGCCAACGTCGGCATCATCGGTCGGTCGTTCACCGGCCACAACGTCACCCTCGCGGTCAAGAACTTCGGCGACGAGTCGGTCACTCGGACGGTGTCGCTCGGCGACGGCAGTCGGTCGGTCCGGCTCGGCCCGGGCGGCGTCGAACGGGTGAGCCTTCCCGTCCCGGCCGGCGGGGGACGGGCACGGCTGACCCCCGGCGACGGCTTCCCCACCGACGACGTGGCCTACGTATCGGCCCCCGCCGATCCGACCGTCGACGTCCTCCTCCTGACGAACGACCGGAACCGGTATCTCACGACCGCGCTGTCGGTCGTCGACGAGGTGTCGTTGACGGTCGATAACCCGCCGACGACCGTCGAGGACGGCTACGACGTGATCCTCTACAGCGACCTGGAGTCGGAACGGCTCCTCCGGGGGAACGTCGAGGCGGGACGGGACGTGATCGAGGCGGGCGGCGGTGTCGGCGTCCTGGCCCAGTCGGACCCGCCGGACATCTACGGTGACCTCCTCCTGGTCACCCCGAACGGGACCGCCAGGAACCCGTCGATCGGGCGGGTGGCGACGGCCGAACTCACCCGGGGCATCGACTTCCCGCCGCCGAGCACGTATCTCAGGGGGTCGGTCCGGGAGGGCACGGCGCTGGTCGAGACGGCCGACGGGACGCCGCTCGTGGCGACGGGGACGCGGGGGGCGGGGCGCGTGCTCTACTACGGTTACGTGGGGGCCGACGATCCCTTCCGGTTCAACTACCAGTACCCCGTCTTCTGGAAGCGGGCCGTGTTCTACCTGGCCGGTCGGGAGTCGCTCCAGACGCTCAACCGCGAGTCCGGGAAGCGACTCCAGTTCGGTAACGAGACGCGGGTCGAGACACCGGACGGCCCCGTCTCGGCACGGAGGGTCTCACTTGATACGGTCGGATTCTACGCCGTCGGCGAGCGCCGGATCGGCGTCTCGCTGTACAGCGAATCCGAATCCGACGTCGACGCCGTCCCCCTCGCCGAGCGGTCGGACGAACCCGGCGTCACGACCCGCGAGGAGGAACGCCAGGTCCCGCGCCCGCTGACGTGGCTGGTCGGGCTGGCGGCGCTGCTCGTCGCCGTGGGTGAGGTCGCCTACCTCCGCCGGCGGGGTGATCTCTGA
- a CDS encoding VWA domain-containing protein — MWLLAVRTALSDGTVVGLERPLVLVALPLAVVAFALLIRYRASGTASARSRRLLLASRLVVATLIVVAAAGPFTVVTMETRGDPSVSLLVDRSNSTTVSPDVADDLAADIEAAGVPATVSTIAQGTDSRVGDGIAANLRENASVVVVSDGQVTGGTSITETAELARSLNATISTVATEPTRTERYVSVAGPSKASVGVESRFLVQVAGVQADSPVTVRIAVDGQPVATERIDEGTGSVPVTHTFEETGSHRITAEIDGQDVFAINDVARKTVRVVEQPRVLYVSRGNYSLQGYLDQLYDVETAESVPESLDPYYAVVVQNVAAGDLGNVDELQRFVIDGGGLLMTGGPQSFENGGYANSSVGSMLPVTFGPSAPGSARIVMLIDVSGSAGSGMRIQKAIALDALSQLDDDNVVGVVGFNHQAYSIAQPAPLSENRGTVEDRIRRLQAGGATNIANGLRGAEEMLGGERGTVILVSDGGDTASRSAVVAGTLSGQGIRVIAVGAGRNVNEGVLRRIAEESGGNYFRADETDRLRLLFGGGTRQFQGEGLTVVDSGHFITSGVTLESNPGNRNDVSMRPGADFLVAGPDGTPAVASWRYGLGRVATITTYGPNGGLDGLLTRPDSLLVTKSVNYAIGDPERKASGVTDIADTRVGEPTTVIYRGEAPPSGTDLAFSAVDEGVYRAQVTPTAVGFDTVAGATYAANYPAEYAGFGTSPALTEAVRATGGQQFDRGDAAEIAAFARQQSTRVRDVRRTWDWALLTAALLLYLTEVVVRRLQVYNGRTRTESGLP; from the coding sequence ATGTGGCTCCTCGCCGTCCGGACGGCGCTGTCCGACGGGACCGTCGTCGGCCTCGAACGACCGCTGGTCCTCGTCGCGCTCCCGCTTGCCGTCGTCGCCTTCGCCCTGTTGATCCGCTATCGGGCGTCGGGCACCGCTTCGGCGCGGAGTCGGCGTCTCCTGCTCGCCTCGCGGCTCGTCGTCGCGACCCTGATCGTCGTCGCGGCCGCCGGTCCCTTCACCGTCGTCACGATGGAGACGCGGGGTGACCCCTCGGTGTCGTTGCTGGTCGACCGCTCGAACAGTACGACCGTCTCCCCCGACGTCGCCGATGACCTCGCGGCCGACATCGAGGCGGCGGGCGTCCCGGCGACGGTCTCGACCATCGCTCAGGGGACCGACTCCCGCGTCGGGGACGGCATCGCCGCCAACCTCCGCGAGAACGCCTCGGTGGTCGTCGTCTCCGACGGACAGGTGACCGGCGGGACGAGCATCACCGAGACGGCGGAGTTGGCTCGGTCGCTCAACGCGACGATCAGCACCGTCGCCACGGAGCCGACCCGCACCGAGCGATACGTCAGCGTCGCGGGACCGAGCAAGGCGAGCGTCGGCGTCGAGAGCCGGTTTCTGGTGCAGGTCGCGGGCGTGCAGGCGGACTCCCCGGTCACCGTCCGCATCGCGGTCGACGGCCAGCCGGTCGCCACCGAACGGATCGACGAGGGGACCGGGAGCGTTCCCGTCACCCACACGTTCGAGGAGACGGGGAGTCACCGGATCACCGCCGAAATCGACGGCCAGGACGTCTTCGCGATCAACGACGTGGCCCGGAAAACCGTCCGGGTCGTCGAGCAGCCACGTGTCCTCTACGTCTCGCGAGGGAACTACTCCCTGCAGGGGTATCTCGACCAACTGTACGACGTGGAGACGGCGGAGTCGGTCCCCGAGAGCTTGGACCCGTACTACGCGGTGGTGGTCCAGAACGTCGCCGCCGGTGACCTGGGGAACGTCGACGAACTCCAGCGGTTCGTCATCGACGGCGGCGGCCTGCTGATGACCGGCGGGCCCCAGAGCTTCGAGAACGGCGGCTACGCCAACTCCTCGGTGGGGTCGATGCTCCCGGTCACCTTCGGGCCGTCGGCGCCCGGCAGCGCCCGCATCGTCATGCTGATCGACGTCTCCGGGAGCGCGGGCAGCGGGATGCGCATCCAGAAGGCCATCGCGCTCGACGCGCTCTCACAACTCGACGACGACAACGTCGTCGGCGTCGTCGGGTTCAACCACCAGGCGTACAGCATCGCCCAGCCTGCGCCGCTGAGCGAGAACCGCGGCACGGTAGAAGACCGGATCAGGCGTCTACAGGCGGGCGGGGCGACGAACATCGCCAACGGTCTCCGAGGCGCCGAGGAGATGCTCGGCGGCGAGCGCGGGACGGTCATCCTCGTCAGCGACGGCGGCGACACCGCGAGTCGGTCGGCGGTCGTGGCCGGCACCCTCAGCGGTCAGGGCATCCGCGTCATCGCCGTCGGCGCCGGACGGAACGTCAACGAGGGCGTCCTCAGGCGGATCGCCGAGGAGTCCGGGGGCAACTACTTCCGGGCCGACGAAACCGACCGCCTGCGCCTGCTCTTCGGCGGCGGAACCCGCCAGTTCCAGGGCGAGGGACTCACCGTCGTCGATTCGGGCCACTTCATCACGAGCGGGGTGACCCTGGAGTCGAACCCCGGGAACCGCAACGACGTGTCGATGCGGCCGGGGGCGGACTTCCTCGTCGCCGGCCCGGACGGCACGCCGGCGGTCGCCTCGTGGCGATACGGGCTCGGCCGGGTCGCCACCATCACGACCTACGGTCCGAACGGCGGACTGGACGGCCTGCTCACCCGGCCGGACTCCCTGCTCGTCACCAAGTCGGTCAACTACGCCATCGGCGACCCCGAGCGGAAGGCGTCGGGCGTGACCGACATCGCGGACACGCGGGTCGGCGAGCCGACGACGGTGATCTACCGGGGCGAGGCGCCACCGAGCGGGACCGACCTCGCGTTCAGCGCCGTCGACGAGGGCGTGTATCGGGCACAGGTGACGCCCACGGCGGTCGGCTTCGACACGGTCGCCGGCGCGACGTACGCCGCGAACTACCCCGCCGAGTACGCGGGCTTCGGCACGTCGCCGGCGCTGACCGAGGCGGTCCGGGCGACCGGCGGCCAGCAGTTCGACCGCGGCGACGCCGCCGAAATCGCCGCGTTCGCCCGCCAGCAGTCGACCCGCGTCCGGGACGTGCGCCGGACCTGGGACTGGGCGCTGTTGACCGCCGCCCTCCTGCTGTACCTGACCGAGGTGGTCGTCCGGCGGCTTCAAGTGTACAACGGTCGTACCAGAACCGAGAGTGGACTGCCATGA
- a CDS encoding chromosome partitioning protein produces the protein MSLIGRSINLALALLICLAVAGTAGATLFYQESVEELDAQNSQLRQQNERLREDLRTTESELQRAEQRLQELNESLQTTRSDVGQVSENLEETESQLESTEEELTSTRQDLRAAQQEVEELQGEVNTLESRNDQLRSRVGTLESTNEDLRAERDDLQDEVDDLNDEVSQLESDVTSLEDQLERRNDRIDQLQRENDRLRSDLAAVCSEFDDPPPECN, from the coding sequence ATGAGCCTCATCGGCCGATCCATCAACCTCGCGCTCGCCCTCCTCATCTGTCTGGCCGTCGCCGGCACCGCCGGCGCGACGCTGTTCTACCAGGAGTCCGTCGAGGAACTCGACGCCCAGAACAGCCAACTGCGCCAGCAGAACGAACGCCTGCGCGAGGACCTCCGAACGACCGAAAGCGAACTTCAGCGCGCCGAACAGCGCCTGCAGGAACTCAACGAGAGCCTGCAGACGACCAGGAGCGACGTTGGACAGGTCTCGGAGAACCTCGAAGAGACCGAGAGCCAACTGGAGTCGACCGAAGAGGAACTCACCTCGACCCGACAGGACCTGCGGGCCGCCCAGCAGGAAGTCGAAGAGCTACAGGGCGAGGTGAACACGCTCGAATCGCGGAACGACCAGCTCCGATCGCGGGTCGGCACCCTCGAATCCACGAACGAGGACCTCCGGGCGGAACGGGACGACCTGCAAGACGAGGTGGACGACCTGAACGACGAGGTGAGCCAGTTGGAAAGCGACGTGACGAGCCTCGAGGACCAGCTCGAACGCCGGAACGACCGGATCGATCAACTCCAGCGGGAGAACGACCGGCTCCGGAGCGACCTCGCCGCCGTATGTTCCGAGTTCGACGATCCGCCACCGGAGTGTAACTGA
- a CDS encoding DUF7502 family protein, which translates to MSDSTPSDADPQAKAAPPPTERKLRRALKQIRREGLKVAVVYAVVDAALATLLANLVATTVAVPGLPDRVPIPAALLDALREAGVTLAEPTVSSGAVVGAAVGLVVLVVEVAWRIRRPLVEQFAAANPSLAESLRTARDAVEHDRQSRIVLRLYEDVLAGLGDASSIGLVSIRRVAVTVLLVSLISVATIHLAVVDLSLTGLGNSPTAEPANGNQEDYTGLQDGSSILGEPEDVPPGSEELEAGIDTSGSGSGNGTDTGDATSYENSGLGSSTAVESQRAGFDERDRLEDAELIREYNLRIRQQTDSDSDT; encoded by the coding sequence ATGAGCGATTCGACACCCTCCGACGCCGACCCGCAAGCGAAGGCCGCACCCCCGCCAACCGAGCGCAAGCTCCGTCGCGCCCTGAAACAGATCCGTCGGGAGGGGCTGAAGGTCGCCGTCGTCTACGCCGTCGTCGACGCCGCGCTGGCCACCCTGCTCGCGAACCTCGTCGCGACGACCGTGGCGGTCCCCGGGTTGCCGGATCGGGTGCCGATCCCCGCGGCGCTCCTCGACGCCCTCCGGGAAGCGGGCGTGACGCTCGCGGAGCCGACGGTGTCGAGCGGCGCCGTCGTCGGCGCGGCGGTCGGCCTCGTCGTCCTCGTCGTCGAGGTGGCGTGGCGGATCCGCCGACCGCTGGTCGAGCAGTTCGCGGCCGCCAACCCGTCGCTCGCGGAGTCGCTGCGGACCGCCCGCGACGCCGTCGAACACGACCGCCAGTCGCGGATCGTCCTCCGACTCTACGAGGACGTCCTCGCGGGACTGGGGGACGCCTCGAGCATCGGCCTCGTCTCGATCCGTCGGGTCGCGGTGACCGTACTGCTCGTCTCGCTGATCAGCGTCGCGACCATCCATCTCGCGGTAGTCGACCTCTCGCTGACGGGCCTCGGCAACTCGCCGACGGCGGAGCCGGCCAACGGGAATCAGGAGGACTACACGGGACTGCAGGACGGGTCGTCGATCCTCGGCGAACCGGAGGACGTCCCTCCGGGTAGCGAGGAGCTAGAGGCCGGCATCGACACCAGCGGATCGGGGAGTGGCAACGGGACCGACACGGGAGACGCGACGTCGTACGAGAACAGCGGCCTCGGTTCGTCGACCGCCGTCGAGAGCCAGCGCGCGGGGTTCGACGAACGGGACCGCCTCGAAGACGCGGAGTTGATCCGCGAGTACAATCTCCGGATTCGACAGCAGACTGATTCCGACTCAGACACATGA
- a CDS encoding AAA family ATPase, whose product MSEPTTDIDTLQERLGRVRQEVGKRIVGQRAVLEHLLVCILADGNALLESNPGLGKTTMVRTVADAIDLDFSRVQNTPDLMPSDITGTEIIREAGGERDFVFEKGPIFANVVLADEINRATPKTQAALLEAMQEKQVTAAGETYQLPRPFFVLATQNPIDQEGTYPLPEAQTDRFLLKLVLDYPSFEEERDIVDLYTVGGAAPPVEKVLTLEELREIQSLVREVPLADDVRDRAIRLVRATREAETVDFGASPRASMGLILTAKARAFLRGRNHVSWEDVEAMAPPVLRHRILLDFRAEREGLTTDDVVEQLLSEV is encoded by the coding sequence ATGAGCGAACCAACGACCGACATCGACACGCTACAGGAACGGCTCGGCCGCGTCCGCCAGGAGGTCGGCAAGCGCATCGTGGGCCAGCGGGCGGTCCTCGAACACCTCCTCGTGTGCATCCTCGCCGACGGCAACGCCCTCCTCGAGAGCAACCCCGGGCTGGGAAAGACCACGATGGTCCGGACCGTCGCGGACGCGATCGACCTCGACTTCTCGCGGGTGCAGAACACCCCCGATCTGATGCCCTCCGACATCACCGGGACGGAGATCATCCGCGAGGCGGGCGGCGAACGCGACTTCGTCTTCGAGAAGGGTCCGATCTTCGCGAACGTCGTCCTCGCCGACGAGATCAACCGGGCGACGCCGAAGACCCAGGCCGCGCTCCTGGAGGCGATGCAGGAAAAGCAGGTGACTGCGGCCGGGGAGACCTACCAACTCCCCCGGCCCTTCTTCGTGCTCGCGACCCAGAACCCGATCGACCAGGAGGGTACCTACCCACTTCCCGAGGCCCAGACCGACCGCTTCCTCCTGAAGCTCGTCCTCGATTACCCCTCCTTCGAGGAGGAACGTGACATCGTCGACCTTTACACCGTGGGCGGGGCGGCCCCGCCGGTCGAGAAGGTGCTGACGCTCGAAGAACTCCGGGAGATCCAATCGCTCGTCCGGGAGGTACCCCTCGCCGACGACGTGCGCGATCGGGCGATCCGGCTGGTGCGGGCGACCCGCGAGGCCGAGACAGTCGATTTCGGCGCCAGTCCCCGGGCGAGCATGGGACTCATCCTCACCGCGAAGGCCCGGGCGTTCCTCCGCGGGCGCAACCACGTCTCTTGGGAGGACGTCGAGGCGATGGCACCGCCCGTCCTCCGACACCGGATCCTCCTCGATTTCCGCGCCGAGCGCGAGGGGTTGACCACCGACGACGTGGTCGAGCAACTGCTGTCCGAGGTCTGA
- a CDS encoding DUF58 domain-containing protein has product MPIDPGFLDELDRFEASLNQQSTAIKQGEQESPSVGEGLTFSDYRRYSPGDDTRLIDWRLYARTEEFFIKQFEEERNLTVHILLDASASMDFGDGDGDEHKFEFGAKLGLGYAYLTAEEHDDFQFSLFRDRTERIDTGKSTRGEVLALVDRLNETTPDGTADFRTALEEYAAAIRSRSLVIVITDCIGDLDGLETGLASLARNEVVLVQPLSPDELDPSVGGDTIFEDLESDLTRRTYFGGRLAERYRSRVDAFVDDVSDRTQDLGITHELVATDEDFFDAFSSVWIG; this is encoded by the coding sequence ATGCCCATCGATCCCGGCTTCCTGGACGAACTCGACCGCTTCGAGGCGTCGCTGAACCAGCAGTCGACGGCGATCAAGCAGGGCGAACAGGAGTCGCCGAGCGTCGGCGAGGGGCTGACCTTCAGCGACTACCGCCGCTACTCTCCCGGCGACGACACCCGTCTCATCGACTGGCGCCTCTATGCCCGCACCGAGGAGTTCTTCATCAAGCAGTTCGAGGAGGAGCGCAACCTGACGGTGCACATCCTCCTGGACGCGAGCGCGTCCATGGACTTCGGCGACGGCGACGGCGACGAACACAAGTTCGAGTTCGGCGCCAAACTGGGCCTCGGGTACGCCTACCTCACCGCCGAGGAACACGACGACTTCCAGTTTTCCCTCTTCAGGGACCGAACGGAGCGGATCGACACCGGGAAGTCGACCCGGGGGGAGGTGCTGGCGCTTGTCGACCGCCTCAACGAGACGACGCCTGACGGCACGGCCGACTTCCGGACGGCGCTGGAGGAGTACGCCGCCGCCATTCGGTCACGGTCGCTGGTGATCGTCATCACCGACTGCATCGGCGACCTCGACGGTCTAGAGACGGGACTCGCATCCCTCGCGCGCAACGAGGTCGTCCTCGTACAGCCCCTCTCGCCGGACGAACTCGATCCGAGTGTCGGCGGCGACACCATCTTCGAGGACCTGGAGTCCGACCTGACCCGGCGGACCTACTTCGGCGGTCGCCTCGCCGAGCGGTACCGGTCCCGTGTCGACGCGTTCGTCGACGACGTGAGCGACCGCACACAGGACCTCGGGATCACCCACGAACTCGTGGCGACCGACGAGGACTTCTTCGATGCGTTCTCGTCGGTGTGGATCGGCTGA
- a CDS encoding PfkB family carbohydrate kinase — MAYADLLARLRAGLDPVTVGAFPDGSVDDYYRLRDGATTVASREAFATAITAGRDSFQLAHVRTEAGGQAVNAARQAAALGDDVTLIGHLDHPAFDADFGFETASMGAPARVRVCLFDADDVMFVEESADLSAWTFADLRTVLAEPVADFLERDALCCTNWASTPGLGDAMHEIAARDPDGGVFCVDPGPLTTAGARNLLDALRPLGDAYEVVVSVNEDEASRLAAATDGGASEDPTAAGTLDAVRSAAGATGVVVHGTAAAVAATPAGRTAVPTLDVSRALTETGAGDRFSAALARSLADGWEWDLAVAAGNACASHYVTGAGTATPATLADHVATHRPT, encoded by the coding sequence GTGGCGTACGCGGACCTCCTCGCCCGACTGCGGGCCGGCCTCGACCCGGTGACCGTCGGGGCCTTCCCCGATGGGAGTGTCGACGACTACTACCGACTCCGCGACGGAGCGACGACGGTGGCGTCCCGCGAGGCGTTCGCCACGGCGATCACTGCGGGTCGTGATTCCTTCCAGTTGGCTCACGTGAGGACCGAGGCGGGGGGGCAGGCGGTCAACGCGGCGCGACAGGCGGCTGCCCTCGGCGACGACGTGACCCTCATCGGCCACCTCGACCACCCGGCTTTCGACGCCGACTTCGGCTTCGAGACGGCGTCGATGGGCGCCCCTGCACGCGTCAGGGTCTGCCTGTTCGACGCCGACGACGTGATGTTCGTCGAGGAGTCGGCCGACCTCTCGGCGTGGACCTTCGCGGACCTGCGGACGGTGCTCGCGGAACCGGTCGCGGATTTCCTCGAACGCGACGCGCTCTGCTGTACGAACTGGGCGTCGACGCCGGGACTCGGCGACGCGATGCACGAAATCGCTGCCCGTGATCCGGACGGTGGAGTCTTCTGTGTGGATCCCGGCCCCCTCACGACGGCCGGCGCACGGAACCTCCTCGACGCCCTCCGACCGCTCGGCGACGCGTACGAGGTAGTGGTGAGCGTAAACGAGGACGAGGCGTCGCGACTCGCAGCGGCGACCGACGGCGGGGCGAGCGAGGATCCGACCGCCGCGGGAACGCTCGATGCCGTCCGCTCGGCGGCGGGAGCGACGGGCGTCGTCGTCCACGGGACGGCGGCGGCCGTCGCGGCGACGCCAGCCGGCCGGACGGCGGTGCCGACCCTCGACGTGTCGCGAGCCCTGACGGAGACGGGGGCTGGCGACCGGTTCAGCGCCGCGCTCGCACGATCGCTGGCGGACGGGTGGGAGTGGGACCTCGCCGTGGCTGCGGGCAACGCCTGTGCCTCACATTACGTCACGGGAGCGGGGACCGCCACGCCGGCGACGCTCGCGGACCACGTGGCGACCCACCGGCCGACGTGA
- a CDS encoding EamA family transporter yields the protein MGYLQWALVALLSYSAVAPLVGFATTGEPKVPSFVAALITNGILLVATVAVVLYQGQSVSAYLGHPKAPYLYLAGIFLAVGILAYYRALALGPVSAVVPIFGTFLVISSAIGVVFLDETITLRKVAGIGCAVLGIYLVSVE from the coding sequence ATGGGTTATCTCCAGTGGGCGCTCGTGGCACTGCTGTCGTACTCGGCGGTGGCACCGCTGGTCGGGTTCGCGACGACGGGCGAACCGAAGGTCCCGAGTTTCGTCGCCGCGCTCATCACCAACGGCATCCTCCTGGTGGCGACCGTCGCCGTCGTCCTCTACCAGGGCCAGTCGGTGTCGGCATACCTCGGCCACCCCAAGGCACCTTATCTCTACCTCGCGGGGATCTTTCTCGCCGTGGGCATCCTCGCGTACTACCGCGCGCTCGCACTCGGCCCCGTCAGCGCGGTGGTCCCCATCTTCGGCACCTTCCTCGTGATCAGTTCCGCCATCGGCGTCGTCTTCCTCGACGAGACGATCACCCTTCGCAAGGTCGCGGGCATCGGGTGTGCGGTCCTCGGCATCTACCTCGTCTCGGTGGAGTGA
- a CDS encoding thioredoxin family protein: MALQESDSELESGDPAPDFELPGVDGETYSLDSFETDALLVVFTCNHCPYAQAKFDLLNDLAADESVTVVGINPNDAEEYPEDSVEKMREHVADGTIAYDAYLRDESADVARAYGAVCTPDPFLFRREDGEYRLAYHGRLDDAMGPDQEATENYAREAIDAVLAGEAVDLDPGPSRGCGIKWP, translated from the coding sequence ATGGCACTCCAAGAATCCGACTCAGAGCTCGAATCCGGCGATCCAGCACCCGACTTCGAACTCCCCGGTGTCGACGGCGAGACGTACAGCCTCGATTCCTTCGAGACCGACGCCCTGCTCGTCGTGTTCACCTGCAACCACTGTCCGTACGCGCAGGCGAAGTTCGACCTGTTGAACGACCTGGCGGCCGACGAGTCGGTGACGGTCGTCGGCATCAACCCCAACGACGCCGAGGAGTATCCCGAGGACTCGGTCGAGAAGATGCGAGAACACGTCGCCGACGGGACGATCGCGTACGACGCCTACCTCCGCGACGAGTCGGCGGACGTGGCCCGCGCCTACGGCGCGGTCTGTACCCCCGACCCGTTCCTCTTCCGGCGCGAGGACGGCGAGTACCGACTGGCGTACCACGGCCGCCTCGACGACGCCATGGGGCCCGACCAAGAGGCCACCGAGAACTACGCCCGCGAGGCGATCGACGCCGTCCTCGCGGGCGAGGCGGTCGACCTCGACCCTGGCCCGTCGCGAGGCTGTGGGATCAAGTGGCCGTAG
- a CDS encoding thioredoxin family protein, with product MPDTEAITPRRVDSATELAAAVDGNDRLLVAFHTEGCSACAAMEPVLGIVARETETPVVTVNPRDDPVLIEEYQIESVPALVLFEDGSPVRRLAEGFVGAERVIDFLD from the coding sequence ATGCCGGACACGGAAGCAATCACCCCGCGCCGGGTCGATTCGGCCACCGAACTCGCCGCCGCCGTCGACGGGAACGACCGCCTCCTCGTGGCGTTTCACACGGAGGGCTGTAGCGCCTGTGCCGCGATGGAGCCGGTCCTCGGTATCGTCGCCCGAGAGACGGAGACACCCGTCGTGACGGTGAATCCGCGGGACGACCCGGTCCTGATCGAGGAGTATCAAATCGAGAGCGTCCCGGCGCTCGTCCTCTTCGAGGACGGCAGCCCGGTCCGACGGCTGGCCGAGGGATTCGTCGGCGCGGAGCGAGTGATCGACTTCTTGGACTAG
- a CDS encoding RNA-binding protein yields the protein MSNVPFHYVDLRTFCYATEDEKRVERALRTYLPADHEIDRQMTEGHHGDRIAVLSARLENADDVRHVLGRLVDLPDYDAFLAELDDRVAEDCSLYLTLDKQAAFRGDVRRGDGITLRGKVEAYPAERESAVENAREAFEATRD from the coding sequence ATGTCGAACGTCCCCTTTCACTACGTCGACCTGCGAACGTTCTGTTATGCCACCGAGGACGAGAAGCGCGTCGAACGCGCGCTCCGCACCTACCTCCCGGCGGACCACGAGATCGACCGGCAGATGACGGAGGGCCACCACGGCGACCGGATCGCCGTCCTCTCGGCCCGGCTGGAGAACGCCGACGACGTGCGGCACGTTCTCGGCCGACTGGTCGACCTGCCGGACTACGACGCCTTCCTCGCCGAACTCGACGACCGCGTCGCCGAGGACTGCTCGCTGTATCTCACGCTGGACAAACAGGCTGCCTTCCGGGGCGACGTGCGCCGGGGAGACGGGATCACGCTCCGGGGAAAAGTCGAGGCCTACCCCGCCGAACGCGAGTCGGCCGTCGAGAACGCCCGCGAGGCGTTCGAAGCGACCCGGGACTAG
- a CDS encoding DUF1918 domain-containing protein has product MSFEKEDSVVLHDKHSEYDGDVGTVTQVMETMFGDATYTVSFEDGQETGVPEDALEHADADADE; this is encoded by the coding sequence ATGAGCTTCGAGAAGGAGGATTCGGTCGTACTCCACGACAAACACAGCGAGTACGACGGAGACGTCGGGACGGTTACGCAGGTGATGGAGACGATGTTCGGCGACGCTACGTACACGGTCAGCTTCGAGGACGGACAGGAGACCGGCGTCCCGGAGGACGCTCTCGAACACGCCGACGCTGACGCGGACGAGTAA